In Nonomuraea sp. NBC_00507, the following are encoded in one genomic region:
- a CDS encoding phenylacetate--CoA ligase family protein, producing the protein MDPVELFHQVAATVPAYRAFLAANNVDPAKVTTFQDFERLPMTTKDSYTLRHPLPDLCRNGEIGDMIAVSSGSTGVPSFWPRSVADERVIAARFEEVFRDSFAAREHRTLAVVCFALGTWVGGLFTINCCRHLAERGYPITVVAPGTDRREIARVLPELAPYFDQVVLLGYPPFLKNVIDTEDLPWTSWNIKLVTAGEVFSEEWRTLVAERAGIADPVRGIASLYGTADAGVLGNETALSVEIRRFLARRPDTARELFGESRLPTLVQYDPRVRFFEEHEGTLLFSGDNGIPLIRYHIADEGGVIPYDQMVGFVRRHGFEPAEQGPQRPFVYVFGRSHFTLSYYGANVFPENIAVGLEQPEVAGSVTGKFVMEVVEDARRDRHLTVTVELMPGEKPSEETAQAVGASILAQLLRLNSEFAAYVPPAQQMPFIRLREAGDPEYFPPGAKHRYTR; encoded by the coding sequence ATGGACCCGGTTGAGCTCTTCCATCAGGTGGCGGCCACCGTTCCCGCCTACAGGGCCTTTCTCGCGGCCAACAACGTCGATCCAGCCAAGGTGACGACATTTCAGGACTTCGAGCGGTTGCCGATGACCACGAAGGACTCCTACACCCTTCGCCACCCCCTGCCGGACCTCTGCAGGAACGGTGAGATCGGCGACATGATCGCGGTGTCGTCGGGTTCGACGGGCGTGCCGTCGTTCTGGCCGCGCTCGGTGGCGGACGAGCGGGTGATCGCCGCGCGGTTCGAGGAGGTCTTCCGCGACTCCTTCGCCGCCCGGGAGCACCGGACGCTGGCCGTGGTCTGCTTCGCGCTCGGCACCTGGGTGGGCGGCCTGTTCACCATCAACTGCTGCCGCCACCTGGCCGAACGCGGCTACCCGATCACGGTCGTGGCGCCCGGCACCGATCGCAGGGAGATCGCGCGCGTGCTGCCGGAGCTGGCCCCGTACTTCGACCAGGTCGTCCTCCTGGGCTACCCGCCGTTCCTGAAGAACGTCATCGACACCGAGGACCTGCCCTGGACCTCCTGGAACATCAAGCTCGTGACGGCGGGCGAGGTGTTCAGCGAGGAGTGGCGCACCCTGGTCGCCGAGCGGGCCGGGATCGCCGACCCCGTGCGCGGCATCGCCTCCCTCTACGGCACCGCCGACGCGGGCGTGCTGGGCAACGAGACCGCGCTGTCGGTGGAGATCCGCCGCTTCCTGGCCAGGCGCCCGGACACGGCGAGGGAGCTGTTCGGCGAGTCCCGGCTGCCGACCCTCGTCCAGTACGACCCGCGGGTGCGCTTCTTCGAGGAGCACGAGGGCACGTTGCTCTTCTCCGGCGACAACGGCATCCCGCTCATCCGCTACCACATCGCCGACGAGGGCGGCGTGATCCCGTACGACCAGATGGTGGGCTTCGTCCGGCGGCACGGCTTCGAGCCGGCCGAGCAGGGCCCTCAGCGGCCCTTCGTGTACGTGTTCGGCCGCAGTCATTTCACGCTCTCCTACTACGGCGCGAACGTCTTTCCCGAGAACATCGCGGTCGGCCTGGAGCAGCCCGAGGTCGCCGGCTCGGTGACGGGCAAGTTCGTGATGGAGGTGGTGGAGGACGCCCGGCGCGACCGGCACCTGACGGTGACCGTGGAGCTGATGCCCGGCGAGAAGCCGTCGGAGGAGACGGCGCAGGCCGTGGGCGCGTCGATCCTGGCCCAGCTGCTGCGGCTGAACAGCGAGTTCGCCGCCTACGTGCCGCCGGCGCAGCAGATGCCGTTCATCCGCCTCCGCGAGGCCGGGGACCCGGAGTATTTCCCTCCGGGCGCCAAGCACCGCTACACCCGCTGA
- a CDS encoding Fic family protein gives MLYGTPALEPADKTVLAEIEDMRQDLKYRLAETHRWDGQLRRQLQARAIQGSNSIEGYKASVEDIQSIMVGDEPLEASAAIAKEIAGYQQTLTYIGMLSRASVFRYDVGMLNALNFMMIGHHRNKTPGVIRPGGIYVRDSSTGEVVYEGPDVELVEGLLDELVLWLNEGDLEAPSYVRAAMAHFNLVSIHPWRDGNGRMSRALQTLVLGRDQIMTPEFSSIEEWLGEQRTTFEYYDMLGEVQQRRWSPHGDTLEWVRFCLRAHHMQAQRVRRRLAEAGEIWMLLEEQVDAAGLNTRCVSALYEAFVSRRLRRSRYQSDEGLSQGQAARDLRDLAAKGWLQPYGETKGRYYEAGPRMAELKADFAERVTPLRDPYRS, from the coding sequence ATGCTCTACGGCACTCCCGCACTCGAGCCGGCCGACAAGACGGTGCTGGCCGAGATCGAGGACATGCGGCAAGATCTCAAATACCGCCTCGCTGAAACGCACCGGTGGGACGGCCAGCTCCGCAGACAACTCCAGGCACGGGCGATCCAAGGATCGAACTCTATCGAGGGCTACAAGGCCAGCGTCGAGGACATTCAGTCGATCATGGTCGGCGACGAGCCTCTTGAGGCATCCGCCGCCATCGCGAAGGAAATCGCCGGCTACCAGCAGACTCTGACCTATATCGGGATGCTGTCGCGCGCTTCCGTGTTCCGTTACGACGTGGGCATGCTCAACGCGCTGAACTTCATGATGATCGGCCATCACCGCAACAAAACTCCTGGAGTGATACGGCCGGGAGGCATCTATGTCCGGGATTCGAGCACAGGAGAAGTGGTTTACGAAGGACCGGATGTCGAGCTGGTCGAAGGGCTCCTGGACGAGCTGGTCCTCTGGCTCAACGAGGGCGACCTGGAGGCGCCGAGCTATGTGCGGGCCGCGATGGCCCACTTCAATCTCGTCAGCATCCACCCGTGGCGCGATGGAAACGGCCGGATGTCGCGTGCCCTGCAGACCTTGGTCCTGGGCCGGGACCAGATCATGACGCCTGAGTTTTCCTCTATTGAGGAATGGCTCGGTGAGCAGCGCACCACCTTTGAGTACTACGACATGCTCGGCGAGGTCCAACAGCGGCGGTGGAGCCCGCACGGCGACACCCTGGAGTGGGTGCGCTTCTGCCTGAGAGCGCACCACATGCAGGCGCAGCGGGTGCGCCGGCGCCTCGCCGAGGCCGGCGAGATCTGGATGCTGCTGGAGGAGCAGGTCGACGCGGCCGGCCTCAATACACGCTGCGTCTCGGCGCTCTACGAGGCCTTCGTGAGCAGGCGGCTGCGCCGCAGCAGATATCAGTCCGACGAGGGCCTCAGCCAGGGCCAGGCCGCCCGCGACTTGCGGGATCTCGCCGCCAAGGGCTGGCTCCAGCCGTACGGCGAGACGAAGGGCCGCTACTACGAGGCCGGCCCGCGGATGGCCGAGCTGAAAGCGGACTTCGCCGAGCGGGTCACCCCCTTGCGGGACCCCTATCGAAGCTGA
- a CDS encoding MetQ/NlpA family ABC transporter substrate-binding protein — protein MMFRAIAGAVALALSLAACGTSQSATSTAAEGADVVLKVGASPVPHAEILNYVKQNLAPAAGLKLEVVEFTDYVQPNVQLDEGQLTANFFQHKPYLDDFNSSKGTELSFVAPVHLEPLGLYSKKITALSALAGGATVAVPNDATNLGRALKLLADNGLVTLKDGAGTAATERDVVENPKNLQFKPLEAAQLPRSLDDVDAAVINGNYAIEAGLKPATQALALEKTDGNPYVNGLVVQAGHEKDANIVTLGKLLQDPKVKDFIKQKYAGSVIAAN, from the coding sequence ATGATGTTTCGTGCCATTGCGGGTGCTGTCGCGCTAGCCCTGTCGCTCGCCGCATGCGGTACGTCGCAGTCCGCCACCAGCACGGCGGCCGAAGGGGCCGACGTGGTGCTCAAGGTGGGCGCCAGCCCGGTGCCGCACGCCGAGATCCTCAACTACGTCAAGCAGAACCTGGCCCCGGCCGCCGGGCTGAAGCTGGAGGTCGTCGAGTTCACCGACTACGTCCAGCCGAACGTGCAGCTCGACGAGGGCCAGCTGACCGCGAACTTCTTCCAGCACAAGCCGTACCTGGACGACTTCAACTCCTCCAAGGGCACCGAGCTGAGCTTCGTCGCCCCGGTCCACCTGGAGCCGCTGGGCCTGTACTCCAAGAAGATCACCGCGCTGTCCGCGCTGGCTGGCGGCGCCACCGTGGCCGTGCCCAACGACGCCACCAACCTCGGCCGCGCGCTCAAGCTGCTCGCCGACAACGGCCTCGTCACGCTCAAGGACGGCGCGGGCACCGCGGCGACCGAGCGCGACGTGGTGGAGAACCCGAAGAACCTGCAGTTCAAGCCGCTGGAGGCGGCGCAGCTGCCGCGTTCGCTCGACGACGTGGACGCCGCCGTGATCAACGGCAACTACGCCATCGAGGCCGGGCTCAAGCCCGCCACGCAGGCTCTGGCGCTGGAGAAGACCGACGGCAACCCGTACGTCAACGGGCTCGTCGTCCAGGCCGGCCACGAGAAGGACGCGAACATCGTCACCCTCGGCAAGCTGCTGCAGGACCCGAAGGTCAAGGACTTCATCAAGCAGAAGTACGCGGGTTCCGTGATCGCCGCAAACTGA
- a CDS encoding methionine ABC transporter permease: MTWDEMLPLLWPATLETAQMVGWSAVFTVLLGLPLGVALVVFDRDGLRPAPALKSVLGFVVNIGRSLPFIVLMIAIIPFTRLVVGTTIGTAAFVVPLTVGAVPFFARLVETALREVGTDVVQAAQAMGASRTTIVRKVLLPEALPGLVAGLTVTVVALIGYSAMAGTLGGGGLGDLAVRYGYQRFETLLMIVTVVLLLVIVQLLQSLGDWVARRLSHK, translated from the coding sequence GTGACGTGGGACGAGATGCTGCCGCTGCTCTGGCCGGCGACGCTGGAGACGGCGCAGATGGTCGGCTGGTCGGCGGTGTTCACCGTGCTGCTCGGGTTGCCGCTGGGCGTGGCGCTGGTGGTGTTCGACCGGGACGGGCTGCGGCCGGCGCCCGCGCTGAAGTCGGTGCTCGGATTTGTGGTGAACATCGGGCGGTCGCTGCCGTTCATCGTGCTGATGATCGCGATCATCCCGTTCACCCGGCTCGTCGTGGGCACCACCATCGGGACCGCGGCCTTCGTCGTGCCGCTCACCGTCGGGGCGGTGCCGTTCTTCGCCCGGCTGGTCGAGACCGCGCTCAGGGAGGTCGGCACGGACGTCGTGCAGGCGGCCCAGGCCATGGGCGCGAGCCGGACCACCATCGTGCGCAAGGTCCTGCTGCCCGAGGCCCTACCGGGGCTGGTGGCGGGCCTGACCGTGACCGTCGTCGCGCTCATCGGCTACTCCGCCATGGCCGGCACGCTCGGCGGGGGCGGCCTCGGCGACCTGGCCGTCCGGTACGGCTACCAGCGGTTCGAGACCCTCCTGATGATCGTGACGGTCGTCCTCCTCCTCGTGATCGTGCAACTCCTGCAGAGCCTGGGCGACTGGGTCGCTCGGCGCCTATCGCATAAGTAA
- a CDS encoding methionine ABC transporter ATP-binding protein, producing MIQASGLRKQYGGTVALDGVDLHVREGEIYGVLGQSGAGKSTLLRCVNLLERPTAGTVTVAGQDLTALRDAELNRARQRIGMIHQHFALLSSRTVAGNVAFPLEVMGVPRAERERRVAELLELVGLEGRGKDRPHQLSGGQKQRVGIARALAGNPSVLLSDEATSALDPATTQSILALLKRLNAELGLTILLITHEMNVVKNVCDSVAIMARGRIEESGAIADLIRTPGSRLTREIFPLPEPAPAGSVTLTFTGDPRQPVVSEIVRKFDVDLSILGGSIEELAGGSVGRLRVSLDGADAPAALAYLRGSGLIVEEAT from the coding sequence GTGATCCAGGCTTCAGGCCTGCGCAAGCAGTACGGTGGCACCGTCGCGCTCGACGGTGTCGACCTGCATGTGCGCGAAGGCGAGATCTACGGCGTGCTCGGCCAGAGCGGCGCCGGCAAGAGCACCCTCCTGCGCTGCGTCAACCTGCTCGAGCGCCCCACCGCGGGCACCGTCACCGTGGCCGGCCAGGACCTGACGGCACTGCGCGACGCGGAGCTGAACCGGGCCAGACAGCGCATCGGCATGATCCACCAGCACTTCGCGCTGCTGTCCTCGCGCACGGTGGCCGGTAACGTCGCCTTCCCGCTGGAGGTCATGGGCGTGCCCAGGGCCGAGCGCGAGCGCCGCGTCGCCGAGCTGCTGGAGCTGGTCGGGCTCGAAGGCCGCGGCAAGGATCGCCCTCACCAGCTGTCCGGCGGGCAGAAGCAGCGGGTCGGCATCGCCAGGGCCCTGGCGGGCAACCCGTCCGTGCTGCTGTCCGACGAGGCCACCTCCGCGCTGGACCCGGCCACCACCCAGTCGATCCTGGCGCTGCTCAAGCGGCTCAACGCCGAGCTGGGCCTGACGATCCTGCTCATCACCCACGAGATGAACGTCGTCAAGAACGTCTGCGACTCCGTGGCCATCATGGCGCGCGGCCGCATCGAGGAGTCGGGCGCCATCGCCGACCTCATCAGGACGCCCGGGTCCCGCCTGACCAGGGAGATCTTCCCGCTTCCCGAGCCCGCACCGGCCGGCTCGGTCACGCTCACGTTCACCGGCGACCCGCGGCAGCCGGTGGTGTCGGAAATCGTGCGGAAGTTCGACGTGGACCTGAGCATCCTGGGCGGCTCGATCGAAGAGCTCGCCGGCGGCTCCGTCGGCCGGTTGCGCGTGTCGCTCGACGGCGCCGACGCTCCCGCCGCGCTGGCGTACCTGCGCGGCTCGGGCCTGATCGTGGAGGAGGCCACGTGA
- a CDS encoding acyl-CoA synthetase has protein sequence MYPGAIAAVTPDKPAVIMAGSGRIITYRELDEESNRLAHLFRAAGLRPGDHLAFMLPNHPLFLAIAWAAHRSGLYYTPINSRLQTDEVAYIVGNCGARAFISSADLASVATSITAATPRVELRLMIDGTAEGFDSYEEAVAKQPVTPIDDECTGADMLYSSGTTGRPKGVKVTAPHGPLTEPGTLFRLIQALFAPSADSVYLSPAPLYHAAPLRYCLTFQRFGATVVVMERFDPEQCLQAVERYEVTHAQLVPTMFIKMLKLPEEIRTKYDISSLQHAIHAAAPCPVPVKEQMIDWWGPIIHEYYAGTEGNGFLYVNAQDWLQHKGTVGRSLLGVVHILDENGDDLPPGEHGTIYFENGARFEYHGDPDKTRSARDPQGRGWTTLGDIGYLDDDGFLYLTDRRSYMIISGGVNIYPQEAENVLSVHPKVADVAVFGVPDEEMGEQVKAVVEPMSMDEAGPELEAELMAYCRERLAHYKCPKSVDFRAELPRHPTGKLYKRLLRDEYWPART, from the coding sequence ATGTATCCGGGAGCCATCGCAGCAGTCACCCCAGACAAGCCCGCTGTGATCATGGCGGGCTCCGGGCGGATCATCACCTATCGCGAGCTGGACGAGGAGTCCAACCGCCTGGCCCACCTGTTCCGCGCGGCCGGGCTACGCCCGGGCGACCACCTCGCCTTCATGCTGCCCAACCATCCCCTCTTCCTGGCCATCGCCTGGGCCGCGCACCGCTCGGGCCTGTACTACACGCCGATCAACTCCCGGCTGCAGACCGATGAGGTGGCGTACATCGTCGGCAACTGCGGCGCTCGGGCGTTCATCTCGAGCGCGGACCTGGCGAGCGTCGCCACCTCGATCACCGCCGCCACGCCCCGGGTCGAGCTGCGTCTCATGATCGACGGCACCGCCGAGGGCTTCGACTCCTACGAGGAGGCGGTCGCCAAGCAGCCGGTCACCCCGATCGACGACGAGTGCACCGGCGCTGACATGCTCTACTCCTCCGGCACCACCGGCCGGCCCAAGGGCGTCAAGGTGACCGCCCCGCACGGCCCCCTCACCGAGCCCGGCACGCTGTTCAGGCTCATCCAGGCGTTGTTCGCGCCGTCGGCCGACAGCGTCTACCTCTCCCCCGCGCCGCTCTACCACGCCGCACCGTTGCGGTACTGCCTGACGTTCCAGCGCTTCGGCGCCACGGTGGTGGTGATGGAGCGCTTCGACCCGGAGCAGTGTCTGCAGGCGGTCGAGCGCTACGAGGTGACGCACGCGCAGCTCGTGCCCACGATGTTCATCAAGATGCTCAAGCTGCCGGAAGAGATCCGGACAAAATACGATATTTCATCGCTCCAGCATGCGATCCATGCCGCCGCCCCCTGCCCCGTCCCCGTCAAGGAGCAGATGATCGACTGGTGGGGCCCGATCATCCACGAGTACTACGCCGGCACCGAGGGCAACGGCTTCCTCTACGTCAACGCGCAGGACTGGCTCCAGCACAAGGGCACGGTCGGCCGCTCGCTCCTCGGCGTCGTGCACATCCTCGACGAGAACGGCGACGACCTGCCGCCGGGCGAGCACGGCACGATCTACTTCGAGAACGGCGCCAGGTTCGAATACCACGGCGACCCGGACAAGACCCGCTCCGCACGGGACCCCCAGGGCCGTGGCTGGACCACGCTGGGCGACATCGGCTACCTGGACGACGACGGTTTCCTGTATCTCACCGACCGCCGCTCCTACATGATCATCTCCGGCGGGGTGAACATCTACCCGCAGGAGGCCGAGAACGTGTTGTCGGTGCACCCGAAGGTGGCCGACGTGGCGGTGTTCGGGGTGCCGGACGAGGAGATGGGCGAGCAGGTCAAGGCCGTGGTCGAGCCGATGTCCATGGATGAGGCGGGGCCGGAGCTGGAGGCGGAGCTGATGGCGTACTGCCGCGAGCGCCTCGCCCACTACAAGTGCCCCAAGTCCGTGGACTTCCGCGCGGAGCTGCCCCGCCACCCGACGGGAAAGCTCTATAAGCGGCTGCTCAGGGACGAATACTGGCCGGCCCGCACATGA
- a CDS encoding biliverdin-producing heme oxygenase, protein MTTPFSETLRNATWGDHQSAESEGYLAALMDGRLNEHEYGEMVAQHYFAYVALDGVSRRLADHPVAGGFVFPELYRERALERDLSKIYGPGWRDRIAPSTSTQALVARIHQVSDWPGGYIAHHYTRYLGDLSGGQFIRMELQKIYGYGEGGGVDFYRFDELGSLPRFKTEYRARLDALELDEQERQRIIREVKLAYQLNTEVLAELKHVVKSAA, encoded by the coding sequence GTGACGACGCCGTTCTCCGAAACCCTGAGGAACGCCACGTGGGGCGACCACCAGTCCGCCGAGTCCGAGGGCTACCTGGCGGCGCTGATGGACGGCCGGCTGAATGAACACGAGTACGGCGAGATGGTGGCCCAGCACTACTTCGCCTACGTCGCACTCGACGGGGTGTCGCGTCGGCTCGCCGACCACCCGGTGGCCGGCGGCTTCGTGTTCCCCGAGCTGTACCGCGAGCGCGCCTTGGAGCGGGACCTGTCGAAGATCTACGGTCCAGGCTGGCGCGACCGGATCGCCCCATCCACGTCCACCCAGGCCCTTGTCGCGCGGATCCATCAGGTGTCCGACTGGCCCGGGGGCTACATCGCCCACCACTACACCCGCTACCTGGGCGACCTGTCCGGCGGGCAGTTCATCCGCATGGAACTGCAGAAGATCTACGGGTACGGCGAGGGCGGCGGCGTCGACTTCTACCGCTTCGACGAGCTCGGCAGCCTGCCACGCTTCAAGACGGAATACCGCGCCCGCCTGGACGCCCTGGAGCTGGACGAGCAGGAGCGGCAACGCATCATCCGTGAGGTCAAGCTGGCGTACCAGCTGAACACGGAGGTGCTTGCCGAGCTCAAGCACGTCGTGAAGAGCGCCGCCTGA
- a CDS encoding helix-turn-helix domain-containing protein — MNIARLRRLGRRLVELSKATDGEDQPLLTPGEEAVFEDVLRHAGSAVGEIQARTGFAQSHVSASVARMRERGILETGPDPADGRRTQVRVADASLHLLFRRATTPVEEVVRGAVQDPADADRAVVLLKELEALLITDDAHGAG; from the coding sequence ATGAACATCGCGAGGTTGCGCAGGTTGGGGCGGCGGCTGGTGGAGCTGTCCAAGGCCACGGACGGCGAGGATCAGCCCTTGCTGACGCCCGGAGAGGAGGCGGTCTTCGAGGACGTGCTGCGGCACGCGGGCAGCGCGGTGGGGGAGATCCAGGCCCGCACGGGGTTCGCCCAGAGCCACGTGTCCGCCTCGGTGGCCCGGATGCGCGAGCGCGGCATCCTGGAGACCGGCCCCGACCCGGCCGACGGCCGCCGCACCCAGGTCCGGGTGGCGGACGCCTCCCTGCACCTGCTGTTCCGGCGCGCGACCACGCCGGTGGAGGAGGTCGTACGGGGAGCGGTGCAGGACCCGGCCGACGCCGACCGGGCGGTGGTGCTCCTCAAGGAGCTGGAGGCCCTGCTGATCACCGACGATGCCCACGGCGCGGGCTGA
- the lon gene encoding endopeptidase La: MSESLTLPVLPLDDEVVLPGMVVPLDLSDSEVRAAIDAARASGGNKPRVLLVPRIDGRYGPVGVQAVVEQVGRLPGGEPAAVVRGVNRVRVGIGTTGPGAALWVAADTIDTVPAGERAHELAKEYKALATTILQKRGAWQVVDQVNQIEDPSLLADSSGYTPWLTTAQKVELLEAADPADRLAKLIEWSREHLAELDVAETIRKDVQEGMEKQQREFLLRQQLAAVRKELKELNGDTETEEEDYRARVEAADLPEKVREAALKEVAKLERTSDQSPETGWIRTWLDTVLDIPWNTRTEDNYDITGARTVLDADHTGLSDVKDRIIEHLAVRKRRQDKGLGVVGGRRSGAVLALAGPPGVGKTSLGESVARAMGRKFVRVALGGVRDEAEIRGHRRTYVGALPGRIVRAIREAGSMNPVVLLDEVDKVGADYRGDPTAALLEVLDPAQNHTFRDHYLEVELDLSDVLFLATANVLEAIPGPLLDRMEVVTLDGYTEDEKVAIARDHLLPRQLELAGLSAEEVKVEDGALRKLAAEYTREAGVRSLERAVARVLRKVAAATTDGDELPVTVGEDDLVGYLGRPRFVPESSLPEATQRTSVPGVATGLAVTGAGGDVLYVEASMADPETGETGLTLTGQLGDVMKESARIALSYLRSHGAELELPVTALKDRSVHVHFPAGAVPKDGPSAGVTLTTALASLLSGRLVRSDVAMTGEISLTGRVLPIGGVKQKLLAAHRAGITTVLIPARNEPDLDDVPEEVRGELTIHAVSDVREVLDIALIPAQVASTVAA; encoded by the coding sequence ATGAGTGAGAGCTTGACCCTCCCGGTCCTGCCGCTGGACGACGAGGTCGTCCTGCCGGGCATGGTGGTCCCGCTGGACCTGTCCGACTCCGAGGTGCGCGCAGCCATAGACGCGGCCCGTGCATCCGGTGGCAACAAGCCGCGGGTCCTCCTCGTTCCCCGGATCGACGGCCGTTACGGCCCGGTCGGCGTGCAGGCCGTTGTCGAGCAGGTCGGGAGGCTGCCGGGCGGCGAGCCGGCCGCGGTGGTCCGCGGCGTCAACCGCGTCCGCGTGGGCATCGGCACCACCGGCCCCGGCGCCGCGCTGTGGGTCGCGGCCGACACGATCGACACCGTCCCCGCCGGCGAGCGCGCGCATGAGCTGGCCAAGGAGTACAAGGCCCTGGCCACCACGATCCTGCAGAAGCGCGGCGCCTGGCAGGTGGTCGACCAGGTCAACCAGATCGAGGACCCGTCGCTGCTGGCCGACAGCTCCGGCTACACCCCGTGGCTGACCACGGCGCAGAAGGTCGAGCTGCTCGAGGCCGCCGACCCGGCCGACCGGCTGGCCAAGCTGATCGAGTGGTCCCGCGAGCACCTCGCCGAGCTCGACGTCGCCGAGACGATCCGCAAGGACGTCCAGGAGGGCATGGAGAAGCAGCAGCGCGAGTTCTTGCTGCGCCAGCAGCTCGCCGCCGTACGCAAGGAGCTCAAGGAGCTCAACGGCGACACCGAGACCGAGGAAGAGGACTACCGGGCCCGTGTCGAGGCCGCCGACCTGCCGGAGAAGGTGCGCGAGGCCGCGCTCAAGGAGGTCGCCAAGCTGGAGCGGACCTCCGACCAGTCGCCCGAGACCGGCTGGATCCGCACGTGGCTCGACACCGTCCTCGACATCCCCTGGAACACGCGGACCGAGGACAACTACGACATCACGGGCGCGCGGACCGTGCTCGACGCCGACCACACCGGCCTGTCCGACGTCAAGGACCGCATCATCGAGCACCTGGCCGTGCGCAAGCGCCGCCAGGACAAGGGGCTCGGCGTGGTGGGCGGCCGCCGCAGCGGCGCCGTGCTCGCCCTCGCCGGTCCTCCCGGAGTCGGCAAGACCTCGCTGGGCGAGTCCGTGGCGCGCGCGATGGGCCGCAAGTTCGTCCGCGTCGCGCTCGGCGGCGTCCGCGACGAGGCGGAGATCCGCGGCCACCGGCGCACCTACGTCGGCGCGCTGCCCGGCCGCATCGTCCGCGCCATCCGCGAGGCCGGCTCGATGAACCCGGTCGTGCTGCTCGACGAGGTCGACAAGGTCGGCGCCGACTACCGCGGCGACCCCACGGCCGCGCTGCTGGAGGTGCTCGACCCGGCGCAGAACCACACGTTCCGCGACCACTACCTCGAGGTCGAGCTCGACCTGTCCGACGTGCTCTTCCTGGCCACGGCCAACGTCCTGGAGGCCATCCCCGGGCCGCTGCTCGACCGGATGGAGGTCGTCACCCTCGACGGCTACACCGAGGACGAGAAGGTCGCGATCGCCCGCGACCACCTGCTGCCGCGGCAGCTGGAGCTGGCCGGGCTGAGCGCCGAGGAGGTGAAGGTCGAGGACGGCGCGCTGCGCAAGCTGGCCGCCGAGTACACCCGCGAGGCCGGCGTGCGCTCGCTGGAGCGGGCGGTGGCCAGGGTCCTGCGCAAGGTGGCGGCCGCGACGACGGACGGGGATGAGCTGCCCGTCACCGTCGGTGAGGACGACCTGGTCGGCTACCTCGGGCGGCCGCGGTTCGTGCCGGAGTCCTCGCTGCCGGAGGCCACCCAGCGCACCTCGGTGCCGGGCGTGGCGACGGGCCTGGCGGTCACCGGGGCCGGGGGTGACGTGCTCTACGTGGAGGCGTCCATGGCCGACCCGGAGACCGGCGAGACCGGGCTCACGCTGACCGGCCAGCTGGGCGACGTGATGAAGGAGTCGGCCCGGATCGCGCTGTCGTACCTGCGCTCGCACGGCGCAGAGCTGGAGCTGCCGGTCACCGCGCTGAAGGACCGCTCGGTCCACGTGCACTTCCCGGCGGGCGCCGTGCCCAAGGACGGGCCGTCGGCCGGTGTGACGCTGACGACCGCGCTGGCCTCGCTGCTGTCCGGGCGGCTGGTCCGTAGCGACGTGGCCATGACCGGCGAGATCTCCCTGACCGGGCGGGTCCTGCCGATCGGCGGCGTCAAGCAGAAGCTGCTGGCCGCGCACCGGGCGGGCATCACCACCGTCCTCATCCCGGCCCGTAACGAGCCGGACCTGGACGACGTGCCCGAGGAGGTCCGCGGCGAGCTGACCATCCACGCGGTCAGCGACGTGCGCGAGGTCCTGGACATCGCGCTCATCCCGGCCCAGGTCGCCTCTACGGTCGCGGCCTGA